In Phycisphaerae bacterium, a single window of DNA contains:
- a CDS encoding uroporphyrinogen decarboxylase family protein yields MPRTETLSPRQRVRLALNHEIPDRVPIDLGGFQTGIHKDAYVALIEHLGIHDSISIIDAVQQLARPCEEVLQRFHVDTRYLCAHAPDGFKGGIIQNRRDGRLWHDLRDEFGVIWSMPDDQPLFMDISYHPLARASTADVASYPFPRGNDPTRFTGVREQALKLRNETDYAVCTGIGGVVYEYCWYMRGLEQWFIDMIENPAFCEVLLDRMLQYWKDFYTGFLGQVGDLVDVVMIGDDLAGQRGPLFDPAFYRRVVKPRQKALVQHIKRLTQAKVWYHTCGACSLYIPELIDNGVDVVNPVQIGLEDMDPTSLKERFGSRISFWGGGIDAQHVLPFASPAQVREHVRANIAAFMPGGGYVFNNVHNIQHGVPPENIVALFDAAYEFGFYE; encoded by the coding sequence ATGCCGCGCACGGAAACCCTGAGCCCCAGGCAGCGCGTCCGGCTCGCACTCAATCACGAGATTCCCGATCGCGTCCCGATCGACCTGGGCGGCTTTCAAACGGGCATTCACAAGGACGCGTATGTGGCACTGATCGAGCACCTGGGCATCCACGATTCCATCTCGATCATCGACGCCGTCCAGCAGCTCGCCAGACCCTGCGAGGAGGTGTTGCAGCGGTTCCACGTGGACACCCGCTACCTCTGTGCCCACGCTCCCGACGGCTTCAAGGGAGGCATCATCCAGAATCGCCGTGACGGCCGCCTGTGGCATGATCTCCGCGACGAGTTCGGCGTCATCTGGTCCATGCCCGACGACCAGCCGCTCTTCATGGATATCTCTTACCACCCGCTCGCCCGGGCATCGACCGCCGATGTGGCTTCCTACCCGTTTCCCCGGGGCAACGATCCCACCCGCTTCACCGGCGTACGCGAGCAGGCCCTGAAGCTTCGCAACGAGACGGATTACGCCGTCTGCACCGGTATCGGCGGCGTGGTCTACGAGTATTGCTGGTACATGCGCGGTCTGGAGCAGTGGTTCATCGACATGATCGAGAACCCCGCGTTCTGTGAGGTCCTGCTCGACCGGATGCTCCAGTATTGGAAGGATTTTTACACTGGATTCCTTGGACAGGTGGGAGACTTGGTCGACGTGGTGATGATCGGCGACGACCTTGCCGGCCAGCGCGGACCGCTCTTCGATCCGGCCTTCTACCGGCGCGTCGTCAAGCCCCGGCAGAAAGCCCTCGTTCAGCACATCAAGCGGCTGACCCAGGCCAAGGTATGGTACCACACCTGCGGGGCCTGCTCCCTGTACATCCCCGAGCTGATCGACAACGGCGTGGACGTGGTCAACCCGGTGCAGATCGGCCTGGAGGACATGGACCCAACCTCGCTGAAGGAGCGGTTCGGGTCGAGGATCAGTTTCTGGGGCGGGGGCATCGACGCCCAGCATGTCCTGCCGTTCGCCTCCCCAGCCCAGGTTCGCGAACACGTCCGCGCCAACATAGCCGCGTTCATGCCCGGCGGCGGATACGTCTTCAACAACGTTCATAACATCCAGCACGGCGTCCCGCCCGAGAATATCGTCGCCCTCTTCGACGCCGCCTACGAATTCGGCTTCTACGAGTGA
- a CDS encoding SUMF1/EgtB/PvdO family nonheme iron enzyme, with protein MLPVRHWICFREPMRFSIGSPMALALILTASAAGQPIIIPAGGFWMGRSEPEPPDCSPPGTCYYDDETPAHWVELPEFQISPYEVTNAEYATFLNAVGVTADAEGRPYIDAADPQIRIHHNGSAWVPDEGWEDHPMREVSWYGADAYCRWAGGRLPTEAEWEKAAGWDEAAQHARKWPWSDTWSCYCSSWWCNAPYYGGPTTYPVGSFPAGVSPYGLFDMAGNVWEWTMGGYRSYAGGPLVFEDDSREVQRGGSWTNSDYNVRCATRSPLPRYITDANLGFRVCYGPEPSIPPVVINPREQYSEWLEDFTAYTPMDEIYTWWVYGTGTRFLIEATNGWVLASLRNTTDPKDVGGEVMAMIRRDTGDLFAPGDYVDITVRLRYERGDRDYARTSVGVAWGDERTIVPGGRGADENFGYPWFLVANNSDEPGVWHEVTLRQVRWGEGKLCIGFGLWGNLSSLASPPIVGQHRMWVDWVRVRHSLPVTALADLDSDGDVDAEDVGTFKSCLAGPGLRPAGYCARCDFDRDQDVDQVDFGYLQRCISGSTIQADPLCIPPAPAFTGRAILPANDVLPP; from the coding sequence ATGCTTCCGGTGCGGCATTGGATCTGTTTCCGGGAACCCATGCGGTTCTCGATCGGCAGCCCGATGGCTCTTGCCCTGATCCTGACAGCTTCCGCCGCCGGCCAACCGATCATCATTCCAGCCGGCGGCTTCTGGATGGGACGCAGTGAGCCAGAGCCACCTGACTGCTCGCCGCCGGGAACCTGCTACTATGACGATGAAACCCCGGCTCACTGGGTCGAGTTGCCCGAGTTTCAGATCAGTCCTTACGAAGTCACCAACGCCGAATACGCCACGTTCTTGAATGCCGTCGGCGTCACTGCCGACGCTGAGGGCCGTCCCTACATCGACGCGGCTGACCCGCAGATCCGGATTCACCACAACGGATCAGCCTGGGTGCCGGACGAGGGTTGGGAAGACCATCCCATGCGCGAGGTCTCCTGGTATGGTGCAGACGCTTATTGTCGCTGGGCCGGCGGACGTTTGCCCACTGAAGCGGAGTGGGAAAAGGCCGCCGGCTGGGACGAGGCTGCTCAGCACGCCCGAAAGTGGCCGTGGTCCGATACATGGAGCTGCTATTGCAGCTCATGGTGGTGCAATGCCCCGTATTACGGCGGCCCAACAACCTATCCGGTGGGTTCCTTCCCCGCAGGCGTCAGCCCGTACGGCCTTTTCGACATGGCCGGAAACGTCTGGGAATGGACCATGGGTGGTTATCGCTCCTATGCCGGCGGGCCCCTCGTGTTCGAGGACGACAGTCGCGAGGTCCAGCGAGGCGGCAGTTGGACAAACAGCGACTACAACGTCCGTTGTGCGACCCGAAGCCCTTTGCCCAGATACATCACCGATGCGAATCTCGGTTTTCGCGTTTGCTATGGGCCTGAGCCGAGCATTCCCCCGGTCGTGATCAACCCACGTGAGCAGTATTCCGAATGGCTGGAGGACTTCACCGCCTACACGCCGATGGACGAGATCTACACCTGGTGGGTCTACGGTACGGGAACGCGCTTCCTCATTGAGGCGACCAACGGATGGGTCCTCGCCTCGCTCAGGAACACCACCGATCCTAAAGACGTCGGCGGTGAAGTGATGGCGATGATCAGGCGTGATACCGGGGATCTGTTCGCTCCGGGTGATTACGTGGACATCACCGTGCGCCTGAGGTATGAGCGCGGCGACCGGGACTATGCCCGCACGTCGGTCGGTGTCGCTTGGGGCGACGAGCGAACGATCGTGCCCGGCGGCCGCGGGGCCGATGAGAACTTCGGTTACCCGTGGTTTCTCGTGGCCAACAACTCGGACGAGCCCGGTGTCTGGCACGAGGTCACGCTCAGACAGGTTCGATGGGGCGAGGGCAAGCTCTGCATCGGCTTCGGGCTTTGGGGGAACCTCAGCAGCCTGGCCAGCCCCCCCATCGTCGGCCAGCACCGCATGTGGGTGGATTGGGTGCGGGTCCGCCACTCCCTGCCGGTGACGGCTTTGGCCGACCTCGATTCCGACGGCGACGTCGATGCCGAGGACGTCGGCACGTTCAAGTCGTGCCTGGCCGGCCCAGGTTTACGGCCGGCAGGATACTGCGCCCGCTGCGACTTCGACCGGGACCAGGACGTTGACCAGGTTGATTTCGGTTACCTCCAGCGCTGCATCAGCGGCTCCACGATTCAGGCCGATCCCCTGTGCATACCTCCCGCGCCGGCTTTCACCGGCCGGGCGATCCTCCCCGCGAATGATGTTCTGCCCCCATGA
- the hisF gene encoding imidazole glycerol phosphate synthase subunit HisF, which translates to MNYRRIIPCLDTRNGRLVKGVHFVNIKDLGDPAENGAAYSQAGADELVLLDITATLEGRKTLMDAVKRTVEHITIPLTVGGGISEIRHIQELFDAGVSKASINTAAVRNPNLVNEAVREFGGERITIAIDTRKSASCPSGFEVMVSGGTKPTGIDAVEWARKVEDLGAGSILPTSMDGDGTQAGYDIPMTRAIADAVKVPVIASGGAGKLEHLYEAIADGHADAVLVASIAHYGTFTIRQMKDYLAQRGVPVRQ; encoded by the coding sequence GTGAATTATCGTCGTATCATTCCGTGTCTGGATACCCGCAACGGCCGCCTGGTCAAGGGTGTTCATTTCGTGAATATCAAGGACCTCGGTGACCCCGCTGAGAATGGGGCAGCCTACAGCCAGGCAGGCGCCGATGAACTCGTCCTTCTGGATATCACCGCCACGCTCGAAGGCCGTAAGACGCTCATGGATGCCGTGAAACGCACCGTCGAGCACATCACCATCCCCCTGACCGTCGGCGGCGGCATTTCCGAAATCCGGCACATCCAGGAGCTTTTCGACGCGGGCGTAAGCAAGGCGTCGATCAACACTGCCGCGGTACGCAACCCGAACCTCGTCAACGAGGCCGTCAGAGAGTTCGGCGGCGAGCGGATTACCATCGCGATCGATACACGCAAATCGGCGTCCTGCCCCTCCGGTTTTGAGGTCATGGTCAGCGGCGGGACAAAGCCGACCGGCATCGACGCCGTCGAATGGGCCAGGAAAGTCGAAGATCTCGGTGCCGGTAGCATCCTGCCCACCAGCATGGACGGCGACGGCACCCAGGCCGGCTATGACATTCCCATGACCCGCGCCATCGCCGACGCGGTCAAGGTCCCGGTCATTGCCTCGGGAGGCGCGGGCAAGCTCGAACACCTCTACGAGGCCATTGCCGACGGCCACGCCGACGCGGTGTTGGTCGCGTCGATCGCCCACTACGGCACGTTCACGATCAGGCAGATGAAAGACTATCTCGCTCAGCGGGGTGTTCCTGTCAGGCAGTAG